One window of the Nicotiana tabacum cultivar K326 chromosome 4, ASM71507v2, whole genome shotgun sequence genome contains the following:
- the LOC107823258 gene encoding PRA1 family protein F2-like: MTNYGTIPTSSSGPANVEYISRAKERIKEGLGTRRPWKEMFNFHSLNLPSGVNDAISRIKTNISYFQMNYAIIVLGIVFLSLLWHTISLIVFIVLMAIWLFLYFLRDEPLVIFGRLISDRVVLIVLSVFTIAMLLFTNATSNILISLAVAVVVVLIHASIRKTDDLFMDEEAAGFLRAPPSS; the protein is encoded by the coding sequence ATGACGAATTACGGCACAATACCGACGTCCTCTTCAGGTCCGGCAAACGTGGAGTACATCTCCAGGGCAAAAGAGCGTATAAAGGAAGGATTAGGTACTCGCCGTCCATGGAAGGAGATGTTCAATTTCCACTCCCTCAATCTTCCATCTGGAGTCAACGATGCAATTTCACGAATTAAAACCAATATCTCCTACTTCCAGATGAACTACGCCATCATAGTGCTCGGAATCGTCTTCTTAAGCCTCCTCTGGCACACGATCTCGCTTATCGTGTTCATAGTTCTGATGGCCATTTGGTTGTTTTTGTATTTTCTCCGTGATGAGCCGTTGGTGATTTTTGGCCGTCTGATTTCTGATCGTGTGGTTCTGATTGTGCTCTCTGTTTTTACTATCGCTATGCTCCTGTTTACTAATGCCACTTCGAATATTTTGATTTCGCTAGCGGTGGCCGTGGTTGTGGTGTTGATTCATGCTTCGATAAGGAAGACTGATGATTTATTCATGGATGAAGAAGCTGCTGGGTTCTTAAGAGCTCCTCCGTCGTCTTAG